In the genome of Pelodiscus sinensis isolate JC-2024 chromosome 3, ASM4963464v1, whole genome shotgun sequence, one region contains:
- the LOC102459287 gene encoding cysteine-rich secretory protein 3-like, translating into MILLAVLLGLAAVLQQTTGQEPGVDALSTDKADQQKEIVDKHNTLRRGVNPTASKMLRMEWNAEAAKNAKNWANQCTLSHSPQEQRTTTVGCGENLYMSSAPNSWSDAIQTWYNEVEKFIYGTGANPPEAVIGHYTQVVWDESYQIGCAVAYCPDKEYKYYYVCQYCPAGNIQGRMNTPYKSGTPCGDCPDACDNGLCTKP; encoded by the exons ATGATTCTACTCGCTGTACTCCTGGGCCTGGCTGCTGTGCTGCAGCAAACAACCGGACAG GAACCAGGTGTTGATGCCCTGTCCACTGACAAAGCAGATCAGCAAAAGGAGATTGTTGACAAGCATAATACCCTAAGGAGAGGGGTGAACCCAACTGCTAGCAAGATGCTGAGGATG GAATGGAATGCTGAAGCTGCAAAGAATGCCAAGAATTGGGCAAATCAGTGCACTTTATCCCACAGCCCCCAAGAGCAAAGGACCACTA CGGTGGGATGTGGTGAAAATCTCTACATGTCAAGTGCACCCAATTCCTGGTCAGATGCCATCCAAACCTGGTACAATGAGGTGGAAAAGTTCATATATGGCACTGGGGCAAATCCACCAGAAGCAGTGATAGGCCATTATACTCAG GTGGTTTGGGATGAGTCTTACCAGATTGGATGTGCAGTTGCTTATTGCCCTGACAAAGAATACAAGTACTATTACGTTTGCCAGTACTGCCCTGC GGGGAATATCCAAGGCAGAATGAACACACCATATAAATCAGGGACACCGTGTGGCGATTGCCCTGATGCTTGCGACAATGGACTATGCA CCAAACCTTGA